A stretch of the Nicotiana tabacum cultivar K326 chromosome 6, ASM71507v2, whole genome shotgun sequence genome encodes the following:
- the LOC107824859 gene encoding tRNA-specific adenosine deaminase TAD3-like isoform X2 — MNRATGGTARRMKNKDEDTESVSPQIIHIPEKPPFLPHLQPTVKVHAAVIEPKDANTLVRKLNQIAPLENLRHVKRVQKKCIGEGKLQLCLLLSTVENDGEVDALPYEILELVKSYQLSTYITKVCKYAATSKEEWDEQCKLWPTSYHPPTYNISGITGFTEEESQSVFNFMRHAIDLATSCVGQVVNAAVIVDPSTKQVIASACDGVISSASPANEVSKEGSCSDYPENLNSSNLENQQTSLLDSSIGEFERVISNVACLHPWRWAVQSLSPSCGCWHPLRHAAIVAIEHSSARDRQLFPDYKLNGEDSIKEDCTLSPSKRQKIMDSDFQSNDRSSESVRPYLCTGCDIYLAWEPCAMFTIQVTLTTKYLPSC, encoded by the exons ATGAACAGAGCCACCGGCGGTACAGCGAGAAGAAtgaagaataaggatgaagaTACAGAGAGTGTATCTCCACAAATTATACACATACCTGAAAAGCCACCCTTTTTGCCTCACCTCCAACCCACTG TGAAAGTTCATGCTGCTGTGATTGAACCTAAAGATGCCAATACTCTAGTCAG GAAGTTAAATCAAATTGCACCATTGGAAAATTTACGGCATGTGAAGCGCGTGCAAAAGAAGTGCATTGGTGAAG gAAAACTTCAATTATGTTTGCTTTTATCTACTGTTGAAAATGATGGCGAGGTGGATGCATTGCCATATGAGATTCTCGAGCTTGTCAAATCATACCAGTTGAGTACTTACATTACAAAA GTATGCAAATATGCTGCAACATCAAAAGAAGAATGGGATGAACAGTGCAAGCTCTGGCCTACTTCCTATCATCCGCCAACCTA CAACATCAGTGGCATAACTGGATTTACTGAAGAGGAGTCACAATCAGTTTTCAATTTCATGAGGCATGCCATTGATTTGGCAACATCTTGTGTTGGTCAG GTGGTCAATGCTGCTGTTATTGTAGATCCTTCAACTAAGCAGGTGATTGCAAGTGCTTGTGACGGGGTAATATCCTCAGCAAGTCCTGCAAATGAGGTCAGCAAGGAAGGTAGCTGCTCTGACTATCCCGAAAACCTCAATTCCTCTAACTTGGAAAACCAGCAAACATCACTTTTGGACAGTTCAATTGGTGAATTTGAACGTGTAATTAGTAATGTTGCTTGTCTACATCCTTGGCGATGGGCTGTGCAATCGTTAAGTCCAAGCTGTGGTTGCTGGCATCCTTTGCGTCATGCCGCTATTGTAGCTATCGAGCATTCTTCTGCCAGAGATAGACAACTTTTTCCTGATTACAAACTTAATGGGGAGGACTCTATCAAGGAGGATTGCACACTGTCTCCTTCGAAAAGACAGAAG ATCATGGACTCTGACTTCCAAAGTAATGACCGTAGTTCTGAATCAGTCAGACCTTATCTATGCACTGGATGTGACATTTACCTGGCTTGGGAGCCATGTGCAAT GTTCACAATTCAAGTTACGCTGACAACTAAATATTTGCCTAGTTGCTGA
- the LOC107824859 gene encoding tRNA-specific adenosine deaminase TAD3-like isoform X1, which produces MNRATGGTARRMKNKDEDTESVSPQIIHIPEKPPFLPHLQPTVKVHAAVIEPKDANTLVRKLNQIAPLENLRHVKRVQKKCIGEGKLQLCLLLSTVENDGEVDALPYEILELVKSYQLSTYITKVCKYAATSKEEWDEQCKLWPTSYHPPTYNISGITGFTEEESQSVFNFMRHAIDLATSCVGQVVNAAVIVDPSTKQVIASACDGVISSASPANEVSKEGSCSDYPENLNSSNLENQQTSLLDSSIGEFERVISNVACLHPWRWAVQSLSPSCGCWHPLRHAAIVAIEHSSARDRQLFPDYKLNGEDSIKEDCTLSPSKRQKIMDSDFQSNDRSSESVRPYLCTGCDIYLAWEPCAMCAMALVHQRVRRIFFSFPNSNAGALGSVHRLQGERSLNHHYAVFRVVLPEEVLRNKVVDAKIAGCG; this is translated from the exons ATGAACAGAGCCACCGGCGGTACAGCGAGAAGAAtgaagaataaggatgaagaTACAGAGAGTGTATCTCCACAAATTATACACATACCTGAAAAGCCACCCTTTTTGCCTCACCTCCAACCCACTG TGAAAGTTCATGCTGCTGTGATTGAACCTAAAGATGCCAATACTCTAGTCAG GAAGTTAAATCAAATTGCACCATTGGAAAATTTACGGCATGTGAAGCGCGTGCAAAAGAAGTGCATTGGTGAAG gAAAACTTCAATTATGTTTGCTTTTATCTACTGTTGAAAATGATGGCGAGGTGGATGCATTGCCATATGAGATTCTCGAGCTTGTCAAATCATACCAGTTGAGTACTTACATTACAAAA GTATGCAAATATGCTGCAACATCAAAAGAAGAATGGGATGAACAGTGCAAGCTCTGGCCTACTTCCTATCATCCGCCAACCTA CAACATCAGTGGCATAACTGGATTTACTGAAGAGGAGTCACAATCAGTTTTCAATTTCATGAGGCATGCCATTGATTTGGCAACATCTTGTGTTGGTCAG GTGGTCAATGCTGCTGTTATTGTAGATCCTTCAACTAAGCAGGTGATTGCAAGTGCTTGTGACGGGGTAATATCCTCAGCAAGTCCTGCAAATGAGGTCAGCAAGGAAGGTAGCTGCTCTGACTATCCCGAAAACCTCAATTCCTCTAACTTGGAAAACCAGCAAACATCACTTTTGGACAGTTCAATTGGTGAATTTGAACGTGTAATTAGTAATGTTGCTTGTCTACATCCTTGGCGATGGGCTGTGCAATCGTTAAGTCCAAGCTGTGGTTGCTGGCATCCTTTGCGTCATGCCGCTATTGTAGCTATCGAGCATTCTTCTGCCAGAGATAGACAACTTTTTCCTGATTACAAACTTAATGGGGAGGACTCTATCAAGGAGGATTGCACACTGTCTCCTTCGAAAAGACAGAAG ATCATGGACTCTGACTTCCAAAGTAATGACCGTAGTTCTGAATCAGTCAGACCTTATCTATGCACTGGATGTGACATTTACCTGGCTTGGGAGCCATGTGCAAT GTGCGCAATGGCTCTTGTCCATCAAAGAGTTAGACGGATATTTTTTTCCTTCCCAAATTCCAATGCTGGTGCACTAGGAAGTGTTCACAGATTGCAAGGGGAGAGGAGCTTGAATCACCATTATGCTGTTTTCAGGGTTGTTTTGCCTGAGGAGGTGCTCAGGAATAAAGTTGTAGATGCAAAAATTGCTGGGTGTGGTTGA
- the LOC107828401 gene encoding single-stranded DNA-binding protein WHY2, mitochondrial isoform X4 has translation MAILKLIGLLRPRNQLLHKRLPGEGVRDSIWQHAINTLAGFSTVRQNIVADGKLTGRVFAPYSVFKGKAALSAEPRLPTFSKLDSGGVKLNRRGVIMLTFWPSVGERKYDWEKRQLFALSATEVGSLISIGTRDSCEFFHDPSMLSSNAGQVRKSLSFKPNADGSGYFVSLSVVNNNLKTNDRFTVPVTTAEFAVMRTAFSFALPHIMGWDRFTNQPSESVSQSPSKVVPQLMETEWDR, from the exons ATGGCGATATTGAAACTCATTGGACTCTTACGCCCCAG GAATCAGTTGTTGCATAAGAGATTGCCTGGAGAGGGTGTCAGAGATTCCATCTGGCAGCATGCCATCAACACTCTTGCAGGTTTTTCTACTGTTAGACAGAATATTGTGGCTGATG GAAAATTGACAGGTCGAGTGTTTGCTCCCTACTCAGTATTTAAAGGCAAGGCGGCACTTTCTGCTGAACCTAGACTGCCCACATTTAGCAAACTGGAT tCTGGAGGTGTTAAGCTCAATCGCCGTGGTGTCATTATGTTGACATTCTGGCCATCTGTTGGCGAGCGCAAATATGACTGGGAAAAGAGGCAG TTGTTTGCTTTATCAGCAACAGAGGTTGGATCATTGATAAGTATCGGGACCAGAGATTCTTGCGAATTCTTCCATGATCCTTCAATGCTATCAAG CAACGCTGGTCAAGTAAGAAAGAGCTTGTCTTTTAAGCCAAATGCTGATGGCAGTGGTTATTTCGTTTCATTGA GTGTGGTCAACAATAATCTCAAAACCAATGATCGGTTTACTGTTCCTGTTACTACTGCTGAGTTTGCTGTTATGCGGACAGCTTTCAGT TTTGCGCTGCCTCATATCATGGGATGGGATCGCTTCACTAATCAGCCTTCAGAAAGCGTCTCTCAAAGTCCCTCAAAGGTGGTTCCACAACTTATGGAGACGGAGTGGGATAGATGA
- the LOC107828401 gene encoding single-stranded DNA-binding protein WHY2, mitochondrial isoform X5 → MAILKLIGLLRPSRNQLLHKRLPGEGVRDSIWQHAINTLAAGKLTGRVFAPYSVFKGKAALSAEPRLPTFSKLDSGGVKLNRRGVIMLTFWPSVGERKYDWEKRQLFALSATEVGSLISIGTRDSCEFFHDPSMLSSNAGQVRKSLSFKPNADGSGYFVSLSVVNNNLKTNDRFTVPVTTAEFAVMRTAFSFALPHIMGWDRFTNQPSESVSQSPSKVVPQLMETEWDR, encoded by the exons ATGGCGATATTGAAACTCATTGGACTCTTACGCCCCAG TAGGAATCAGTTGTTGCATAAGAGATTGCCTGGAGAGGGTGTCAGAGATTCCATCTGGCAGCATGCCATCAACACTCTTGCAG CAGGAAAATTGACAGGTCGAGTGTTTGCTCCCTACTCAGTATTTAAAGGCAAGGCGGCACTTTCTGCTGAACCTAGACTGCCCACATTTAGCAAACTGGAT tCTGGAGGTGTTAAGCTCAATCGCCGTGGTGTCATTATGTTGACATTCTGGCCATCTGTTGGCGAGCGCAAATATGACTGGGAAAAGAGGCAG TTGTTTGCTTTATCAGCAACAGAGGTTGGATCATTGATAAGTATCGGGACCAGAGATTCTTGCGAATTCTTCCATGATCCTTCAATGCTATCAAG CAACGCTGGTCAAGTAAGAAAGAGCTTGTCTTTTAAGCCAAATGCTGATGGCAGTGGTTATTTCGTTTCATTGA GTGTGGTCAACAATAATCTCAAAACCAATGATCGGTTTACTGTTCCTGTTACTACTGCTGAGTTTGCTGTTATGCGGACAGCTTTCAGT TTTGCGCTGCCTCATATCATGGGATGGGATCGCTTCACTAATCAGCCTTCAGAAAGCGTCTCTCAAAGTCCCTCAAAGGTGGTTCCACAACTTATGGAGACGGAGTGGGATAGATGA
- the LOC107828401 gene encoding single-stranded DNA-binding protein WHY2, mitochondrial isoform X3: protein MAILKLIGLLRPSRNQLLHKRLPGEGVRDSIWQHAINTLAGFSTVRQNIVADGKLTGRVFAPYSVFKGKAALSAEPRLPTFSKLDSGGVKLNRRGVIMLTFWPSVGERKYDWEKRQLFALSATEVGSLISIGTRDSCEFFHDPSMLSSNAGQVRKSLSFKPNADGSGYFVSLSVVNNNLKTNDRFTVPVTTAEFAVMRTAFSFALPHIMGWDRFTNQPSESVSQSPSKVVPQLMETEWDR from the exons ATGGCGATATTGAAACTCATTGGACTCTTACGCCCCAG TAGGAATCAGTTGTTGCATAAGAGATTGCCTGGAGAGGGTGTCAGAGATTCCATCTGGCAGCATGCCATCAACACTCTTGCAGGTTTTTCTACTGTTAGACAGAATATTGTGGCTGATG GAAAATTGACAGGTCGAGTGTTTGCTCCCTACTCAGTATTTAAAGGCAAGGCGGCACTTTCTGCTGAACCTAGACTGCCCACATTTAGCAAACTGGAT tCTGGAGGTGTTAAGCTCAATCGCCGTGGTGTCATTATGTTGACATTCTGGCCATCTGTTGGCGAGCGCAAATATGACTGGGAAAAGAGGCAG TTGTTTGCTTTATCAGCAACAGAGGTTGGATCATTGATAAGTATCGGGACCAGAGATTCTTGCGAATTCTTCCATGATCCTTCAATGCTATCAAG CAACGCTGGTCAAGTAAGAAAGAGCTTGTCTTTTAAGCCAAATGCTGATGGCAGTGGTTATTTCGTTTCATTGA GTGTGGTCAACAATAATCTCAAAACCAATGATCGGTTTACTGTTCCTGTTACTACTGCTGAGTTTGCTGTTATGCGGACAGCTTTCAGT TTTGCGCTGCCTCATATCATGGGATGGGATCGCTTCACTAATCAGCCTTCAGAAAGCGTCTCTCAAAGTCCCTCAAAGGTGGTTCCACAACTTATGGAGACGGAGTGGGATAGATGA
- the LOC107828401 gene encoding single-stranded DNA-binding protein WHY2, mitochondrial isoform X2, producing the protein MAILKLIGLLRPRNQLLHKRLPGEGVRDSIWQHAINTLAGFSTVRQNIVADAGKLTGRVFAPYSVFKGKAALSAEPRLPTFSKLDSGGVKLNRRGVIMLTFWPSVGERKYDWEKRQLFALSATEVGSLISIGTRDSCEFFHDPSMLSSNAGQVRKSLSFKPNADGSGYFVSLSVVNNNLKTNDRFTVPVTTAEFAVMRTAFSFALPHIMGWDRFTNQPSESVSQSPSKVVPQLMETEWDR; encoded by the exons ATGGCGATATTGAAACTCATTGGACTCTTACGCCCCAG GAATCAGTTGTTGCATAAGAGATTGCCTGGAGAGGGTGTCAGAGATTCCATCTGGCAGCATGCCATCAACACTCTTGCAGGTTTTTCTACTGTTAGACAGAATATTGTGGCTGATG CAGGAAAATTGACAGGTCGAGTGTTTGCTCCCTACTCAGTATTTAAAGGCAAGGCGGCACTTTCTGCTGAACCTAGACTGCCCACATTTAGCAAACTGGAT tCTGGAGGTGTTAAGCTCAATCGCCGTGGTGTCATTATGTTGACATTCTGGCCATCTGTTGGCGAGCGCAAATATGACTGGGAAAAGAGGCAG TTGTTTGCTTTATCAGCAACAGAGGTTGGATCATTGATAAGTATCGGGACCAGAGATTCTTGCGAATTCTTCCATGATCCTTCAATGCTATCAAG CAACGCTGGTCAAGTAAGAAAGAGCTTGTCTTTTAAGCCAAATGCTGATGGCAGTGGTTATTTCGTTTCATTGA GTGTGGTCAACAATAATCTCAAAACCAATGATCGGTTTACTGTTCCTGTTACTACTGCTGAGTTTGCTGTTATGCGGACAGCTTTCAGT TTTGCGCTGCCTCATATCATGGGATGGGATCGCTTCACTAATCAGCCTTCAGAAAGCGTCTCTCAAAGTCCCTCAAAGGTGGTTCCACAACTTATGGAGACGGAGTGGGATAGATGA
- the LOC107828401 gene encoding single-stranded DNA-binding protein WHY2, mitochondrial isoform X1 has product MAILKLIGLLRPSRNQLLHKRLPGEGVRDSIWQHAINTLAGFSTVRQNIVADAGKLTGRVFAPYSVFKGKAALSAEPRLPTFSKLDSGGVKLNRRGVIMLTFWPSVGERKYDWEKRQLFALSATEVGSLISIGTRDSCEFFHDPSMLSSNAGQVRKSLSFKPNADGSGYFVSLSVVNNNLKTNDRFTVPVTTAEFAVMRTAFSFALPHIMGWDRFTNQPSESVSQSPSKVVPQLMETEWDR; this is encoded by the exons ATGGCGATATTGAAACTCATTGGACTCTTACGCCCCAG TAGGAATCAGTTGTTGCATAAGAGATTGCCTGGAGAGGGTGTCAGAGATTCCATCTGGCAGCATGCCATCAACACTCTTGCAGGTTTTTCTACTGTTAGACAGAATATTGTGGCTGATG CAGGAAAATTGACAGGTCGAGTGTTTGCTCCCTACTCAGTATTTAAAGGCAAGGCGGCACTTTCTGCTGAACCTAGACTGCCCACATTTAGCAAACTGGAT tCTGGAGGTGTTAAGCTCAATCGCCGTGGTGTCATTATGTTGACATTCTGGCCATCTGTTGGCGAGCGCAAATATGACTGGGAAAAGAGGCAG TTGTTTGCTTTATCAGCAACAGAGGTTGGATCATTGATAAGTATCGGGACCAGAGATTCTTGCGAATTCTTCCATGATCCTTCAATGCTATCAAG CAACGCTGGTCAAGTAAGAAAGAGCTTGTCTTTTAAGCCAAATGCTGATGGCAGTGGTTATTTCGTTTCATTGA GTGTGGTCAACAATAATCTCAAAACCAATGATCGGTTTACTGTTCCTGTTACTACTGCTGAGTTTGCTGTTATGCGGACAGCTTTCAGT TTTGCGCTGCCTCATATCATGGGATGGGATCGCTTCACTAATCAGCCTTCAGAAAGCGTCTCTCAAAGTCCCTCAAAGGTGGTTCCACAACTTATGGAGACGGAGTGGGATAGATGA
- the LOC107828401 gene encoding single-stranded DNA-binding protein WHY2, mitochondrial isoform X8: MAILKLIGLLRPRNQLLHKRLPGEGVRDSIWQHAINTLAGKLTGRVFAPYSVFKGKAALSAEPRLPTFSKLDSGGVKLNRRGVIMLTFWPSVGERKYDWEKRQLFALSATEVGSLISIGTRDSCEFFHDPSMLSSNAGQVRKSLSFKPNADGSGYFVSLSVVNNNLKTNDRFTVPVTTAEFAVMRTAFSFALPHIMGWDRFTNQPSESVSQSPSKVVPQLMETEWDR, translated from the exons ATGGCGATATTGAAACTCATTGGACTCTTACGCCCCAG GAATCAGTTGTTGCATAAGAGATTGCCTGGAGAGGGTGTCAGAGATTCCATCTGGCAGCATGCCATCAACACTCTTGCAG GAAAATTGACAGGTCGAGTGTTTGCTCCCTACTCAGTATTTAAAGGCAAGGCGGCACTTTCTGCTGAACCTAGACTGCCCACATTTAGCAAACTGGAT tCTGGAGGTGTTAAGCTCAATCGCCGTGGTGTCATTATGTTGACATTCTGGCCATCTGTTGGCGAGCGCAAATATGACTGGGAAAAGAGGCAG TTGTTTGCTTTATCAGCAACAGAGGTTGGATCATTGATAAGTATCGGGACCAGAGATTCTTGCGAATTCTTCCATGATCCTTCAATGCTATCAAG CAACGCTGGTCAAGTAAGAAAGAGCTTGTCTTTTAAGCCAAATGCTGATGGCAGTGGTTATTTCGTTTCATTGA GTGTGGTCAACAATAATCTCAAAACCAATGATCGGTTTACTGTTCCTGTTACTACTGCTGAGTTTGCTGTTATGCGGACAGCTTTCAGT TTTGCGCTGCCTCATATCATGGGATGGGATCGCTTCACTAATCAGCCTTCAGAAAGCGTCTCTCAAAGTCCCTCAAAGGTGGTTCCACAACTTATGGAGACGGAGTGGGATAGATGA
- the LOC107828401 gene encoding single-stranded DNA-binding protein WHY2, mitochondrial isoform X6 — protein sequence MAILKLIGLLRPRNQLLHKRLPGEGVRDSIWQHAINTLAAGKLTGRVFAPYSVFKGKAALSAEPRLPTFSKLDSGGVKLNRRGVIMLTFWPSVGERKYDWEKRQLFALSATEVGSLISIGTRDSCEFFHDPSMLSSNAGQVRKSLSFKPNADGSGYFVSLSVVNNNLKTNDRFTVPVTTAEFAVMRTAFSFALPHIMGWDRFTNQPSESVSQSPSKVVPQLMETEWDR from the exons ATGGCGATATTGAAACTCATTGGACTCTTACGCCCCAG GAATCAGTTGTTGCATAAGAGATTGCCTGGAGAGGGTGTCAGAGATTCCATCTGGCAGCATGCCATCAACACTCTTGCAG CAGGAAAATTGACAGGTCGAGTGTTTGCTCCCTACTCAGTATTTAAAGGCAAGGCGGCACTTTCTGCTGAACCTAGACTGCCCACATTTAGCAAACTGGAT tCTGGAGGTGTTAAGCTCAATCGCCGTGGTGTCATTATGTTGACATTCTGGCCATCTGTTGGCGAGCGCAAATATGACTGGGAAAAGAGGCAG TTGTTTGCTTTATCAGCAACAGAGGTTGGATCATTGATAAGTATCGGGACCAGAGATTCTTGCGAATTCTTCCATGATCCTTCAATGCTATCAAG CAACGCTGGTCAAGTAAGAAAGAGCTTGTCTTTTAAGCCAAATGCTGATGGCAGTGGTTATTTCGTTTCATTGA GTGTGGTCAACAATAATCTCAAAACCAATGATCGGTTTACTGTTCCTGTTACTACTGCTGAGTTTGCTGTTATGCGGACAGCTTTCAGT TTTGCGCTGCCTCATATCATGGGATGGGATCGCTTCACTAATCAGCCTTCAGAAAGCGTCTCTCAAAGTCCCTCAAAGGTGGTTCCACAACTTATGGAGACGGAGTGGGATAGATGA
- the LOC107828401 gene encoding single-stranded DNA-binding protein WHY2, mitochondrial isoform X7 has translation MAILKLIGLLRPSRNQLLHKRLPGEGVRDSIWQHAINTLAGKLTGRVFAPYSVFKGKAALSAEPRLPTFSKLDSGGVKLNRRGVIMLTFWPSVGERKYDWEKRQLFALSATEVGSLISIGTRDSCEFFHDPSMLSSNAGQVRKSLSFKPNADGSGYFVSLSVVNNNLKTNDRFTVPVTTAEFAVMRTAFSFALPHIMGWDRFTNQPSESVSQSPSKVVPQLMETEWDR, from the exons ATGGCGATATTGAAACTCATTGGACTCTTACGCCCCAG TAGGAATCAGTTGTTGCATAAGAGATTGCCTGGAGAGGGTGTCAGAGATTCCATCTGGCAGCATGCCATCAACACTCTTGCAG GAAAATTGACAGGTCGAGTGTTTGCTCCCTACTCAGTATTTAAAGGCAAGGCGGCACTTTCTGCTGAACCTAGACTGCCCACATTTAGCAAACTGGAT tCTGGAGGTGTTAAGCTCAATCGCCGTGGTGTCATTATGTTGACATTCTGGCCATCTGTTGGCGAGCGCAAATATGACTGGGAAAAGAGGCAG TTGTTTGCTTTATCAGCAACAGAGGTTGGATCATTGATAAGTATCGGGACCAGAGATTCTTGCGAATTCTTCCATGATCCTTCAATGCTATCAAG CAACGCTGGTCAAGTAAGAAAGAGCTTGTCTTTTAAGCCAAATGCTGATGGCAGTGGTTATTTCGTTTCATTGA GTGTGGTCAACAATAATCTCAAAACCAATGATCGGTTTACTGTTCCTGTTACTACTGCTGAGTTTGCTGTTATGCGGACAGCTTTCAGT TTTGCGCTGCCTCATATCATGGGATGGGATCGCTTCACTAATCAGCCTTCAGAAAGCGTCTCTCAAAGTCCCTCAAAGGTGGTTCCACAACTTATGGAGACGGAGTGGGATAGATGA